A window from Triticum aestivum cultivar Chinese Spring chromosome 6D, IWGSC CS RefSeq v2.1, whole genome shotgun sequence encodes these proteins:
- the LOC123143690 gene encoding 50S ribosomal protein L3, chloroplastic produces the protein MAMAAASIGGALGFLAPRRRGVSFAAAVGRRRPSLAVVRAASYEAGVGVMATKVGMMTYFDPENGKPVPVTVVGFREGGNVVTQVKTAATDGYDAVQVGYHGVREDKLTRPELGHLGKASAPPLRHLQEFRLVAVDAFDPGQALEFNELFKEGDLVDVSAKSIGKGFQGGIKRHNFKRGLMTHGSKSHRALGSIGAGTTPGRVYKGKKMPGRMGGTKTKIRKLKIVRIDNDLKVVMIKGAIPGKQGNLLRITPAKIVGKNIPKS, from the exons ATGGCCATGGCGGCCGCGAGCATCGGCGGCGCACTGGGCTTCCTCGCCCCGCGCCGTCGTGGCGTGTCCTTCGCCGCGGCGGTGGGCCGTAGGAGGCCGTCGCTGGCGGTGGTGCGGGCGGCGTCCTACGAGGCGGGCGTCGGGGTGATGGCCACCAAGGTGGGGATGATGACCTACTTCGACCCGGAAAACGGGAAGCCCGTGCCGGTGACGGTGGTCGGGTTCCGGGAGGGGGGCAACGTGGTGACGCAGGTGAAGACGGCCGCCACCGACGGCTACGACGCCGTGCAGGTCGGGTACCACGGCGTGCGCGAGGACAAGCTCACCCGCCCTGAGCTGGGCCACCTCGGCAAGGCCAGCGCGCCGCCGCTGCGGCACCTGCAGGAGTTCCGGCTGGTGGCCGTCGACGCCTTCGACCCCGGCCAGGCGCTCGAGTTCAACGAGCTCTTCAAGGAGGGCGACCTCGTCGACGTCTCCGCCAAATCCATCGGAAAGGGATTCCAAG GTGGAATTAAGAGGCACAACTTCAAGCGTGGTCTGATGACTCACGGTTCCAAGAGCCACAGAGCCCTAGGTTCGATCGGTGCGGGGACAACCCCAGGGCGGGTGTACAAGGGGAAGAAGATGCCCGGGAGGATGGGCGGAACCAAGACCAAGATCAGGAAGCTCAAGATTGTCAGGATCGACAATGATCTCAAAGTTGTGATGATCAAGGGAGCCATTCCTGGGAAGCAGGGAAACCTTCTCCGCATCACGCCCGCGAAGATTGTCGGCAAGAACATCCCCAAGAGCTAG